DNA from Synechococcus elongatus PCC 6301:
CCTCAAGGGTCAGCCCCTTAGCCTGACCGCGATCGCTGAACATGCCAAATGCGATCGCGATGCTGCCGCTGATGCCCTGTTGCAGTTGATGGATGACTACGCCCATCGCGACAGCGCCTTGGAATTACTGGAGGATGAACGGGGTTTCTGCCTGCAGCTGCGCCCCGCCTTACAGGAACTGGTGCATGAACTGCTGCCGGTCGATTTGACCACTGGAACCCTGCGAACCCTCGCCGCGATCGCTCTCAAAGGTCGCATCGCCCAGACTGATCTGGTTGATCTACGCGGTTCAGGAGCCTATCAGCAAGTGCAGGAGCTGGTCGAACAGGGATTTATCCAAAAACGCCGCCAGTCCAATGGCCGCTCCTACTGGCTGGAAGTCACAGACAAGTTTCATCAGTACTTTCAAACCGAGGGCATGAACTTAGAAGCCCTGATTCCCGCGCGATCGCAATCGACAGACAACGCGATGGCTGAATCCACTGCTCCAGCAGCACCAGAAGTCGACTAACGAACCTAGCAAGTTCTGGAAACCGAACTTGGATCCAAACCCACGTGGTAATGGTGATGCGATAGAGTTTGGGTACGTTTCTGAACCGCCGTAATGGTCTTTAGTTCTGACTTTTTCCACAGCGACACGGAAACCCTTAAGGGCAATGCGTTGTTGCAGTACCTCCAGCATCAGTCACCAGAAGTGATGGCGCGGGTAGCAAAGTCGGCGACTTCAGATATCCAAGAAATCATTCAACAAAATGTTCAAGGTCTGCTGGGAATGTTGCCCAGTGAAGGCTTCAATGTTCAAATCGCAACCAGTCGGGAAAATTTAGCTGGCTTACTCGCCTCAGCTATGATGACAGGCTATTTTCTCCGACAAATGGAGCAACGAATGGAGCTGGATGTCAGCTTGCTGGGTTCTGCCGTTTTCGGCATTCAAACCCCGACTGAAAACAGCAACGAAGAGGATCTGCTGGACGATCTCTAATCCCTAGCGATCGCAAGTCCAAAGGTTGTCTACAATCAATATCCAAGCATCAAAAAGCGCCCCATTCGAGGCGCTTTTTGATTATTCAGACTGCTGTAATTCCGGCAATTAACCGTGAATTGAAGGCGCAGTCAAAGCGACCGGGGTCGCTTCGCCTGCTGCCAAGTCGAGCGGGAAGTTGTGAGCATTACGCTCGTGCATCACTTCCATGCCCAAGTTGGCACGGTTCAACACATCTGCCCAAGTGTTGATCACTTTGCCTTGGCTATCCAAAACCGACTGGTTGAAGTTGAAACCATTCAGGTTGAACGCCATGGTGCTGATGCCCATGGAGGTAAACCAGATGCCCACGACCGGCCATGCACCCAGGAAGAAGTGCAGCGAACGGCTGTTGTTGAACGATGCGTATTGGAAGATCAAGCGACCGAAGTAACCGTGGGCTGCCACGATGTTGTAGGTCTCTTCCTCTTGACCAAATTTGTAGCCGTAGTTTTGGCTCTCGGTCTCGGTCGTCTCACGCACCAGCGAGCTGGTCACCAACGAACCGTGCATTGCCGAGAACAGCGAACCACCGAACACACCAGCCACACCCAGCATGTGGAAGGGGTGCATCAAAATGTTGTGCTCTGCTTGGAACACGAACATGAAGTTGAAGGTGCCGCTGATACCCAGGGGCATGCCGTCCGAGAACGAACCTTGGCCGATCGGGTAGATCAGAAACACTGCAAAAGCAGCCGAGAGTGGAGCACTGTATGCAACACAGATCCAAGGGCGCATACCGAGGCGGTACGACAGCTCCCATTGACGACCCATGTAGCAGCTGATACCCAGCAAGAAGTGGAAGACCACTAATTGGTAAGGACCACCGTTGTACAGCCACTCGTCGAGGCTAGCGGCTTCCCAAATCGGATAGAAATGCAGGCCGATGGCGTTGCTGGAAGGAACAACAGCGCCGGAAATGATGTTGTTGCCATACATGAGAGAGCCGGCAACGGGCTCACGGATGCCGTCGATGTCGACGGGAGGGGCTGCAATGAACGCAACGATGAAGCAGATGGTGGCGGTCAGCAGAGTGGGGATCATCAGCACGCCGAACCAACCCACGTAGATGCGGTTGTCGGTGCTGGTTACCCACTCACAAAACCGATCCCAAACGTTATCGCGGCGTTGCTCGCGAAGAATGCTGGTCATATCGATCTTGAGGTTGTAAAGGGCAAGAGTCTTAGTTAAAAACTCTTGCTTTTTAGGCTAGGAGATTAACTGTCAAAAAGGTGTAAAAAACCCTTAATTTTTAGCTAAGTAGACACTATTTTTATGTAACGAAAACTTTGTGAATTTATGTAATGTTTAGAGCGATCGCCCAAGGCTACAGTGCTCAACGGAGCCAAAACTACTGTCTACACTGGATTAGAAGACGCTAAATCCAGCTGAGCGTAGGAGCAACCCCCTATGGCAACCGACAAAGTGATTTGGGTAAATGAACAATTCGACCCGGCGGGCATTCTTTACTCGTGCATTGCGACTTGCGACGAGCAGCAGGCTCGCGACTGCCATGAGTCCTTTGAGCGCAATCTGACACCAGAACAGCGGGCCAACGGCTGGCGTGCCCAATTGCGGACAGTGGCTTCTTGGGATGAAGTCCCTGCGTCTTCTCTGAAGCTCAGTTAAGTCCTGCCGCGATCGCACTAAACAGCGGCAAACCTGCGC
Protein-coding regions in this window:
- a CDS encoding DUF760 domain-containing protein, with amino-acid sequence MVFSSDFFHSDTETLKGNALLQYLQHQSPEVMARVAKSATSDIQEIIQQNVQGLLGMLPSEGFNVQIATSRENLAGLLASAMMTGYFLRQMEQRMELDVSLLGSAVFGIQTPTENSNEEDLLDDL
- the psbA gene encoding photosystem II q(b) protein — its product is MTSILREQRRDNVWDRFCEWVTSTDNRIYVGWFGVLMIPTLLTATICFIVAFIAAPPVDIDGIREPVAGSLMYGNNIISGAVVPSSNAIGLHFYPIWEAASLDEWLYNGGPYQLVVFHFLLGISCYMGRQWELSYRLGMRPWICVAYSAPLSAAFAVFLIYPIGQGSFSDGMPLGISGTFNFMFVFQAEHNILMHPFHMLGVAGVFGGSLFSAMHGSLVTSSLVRETTETESQNYGYKFGQEEETYNIVAAHGYFGRLIFQYASFNNSRSLHFFLGAWPVVGIWFTSMGISTMAFNLNGFNFNQSVLDSQGKVINTWADVLNRANLGMEVMHERNAHNFPLDLAAGEATPVALTAPSIHG
- the scpB gene encoding SMC-Scp complex subunit ScpB; amino-acid sequence: MTVSLAARIEAILYLKGQPLSLTAIAEHAKCDRDAAADALLQLMDDYAHRDSALELLEDERGFCLQLRPALQELVHELLPVDLTTGTLRTLAAIALKGRIAQTDLVDLRGSGAYQQVQELVEQGFIQKRRQSNGRSYWLEVTDKFHQYFQTEGMNLEALIPARSQSTDNAMAESTAPAAPEVD